A genomic segment from Corylus avellana chromosome ca5, CavTom2PMs-1.0 encodes:
- the LOC132181997 gene encoding protein ATAF2-like: MKMLTGFRFRPSNDELINHYLLGKVRGEEITWDGIREFELYGEKIPWELFGDLDSEEEEKHYIFTRLKKSGKRVSRAAGCGTWHESSCNQVYDSEGQCVIGLNKQFCFKVKRESRVEKSHWIMHEFSLAGLFEQERCNNWVLCAVNKKGAGTKKGVKRCFQDVQIPSTIVPVEASIPSLENPKGGNTNILLLEDETHVGKRMRWDVQSDAFEVADQMPLSCLSQSESSQCERTLSPNSVDVGEDNTLTTDFETQMSCGATIDTADYGFDTAEYGFDESKFSLLQNFMDNGENNTQMTDLETHNMGCLPTDDNADSKFYGSYGYLPPSSTPEREHLPLDTWMNILL, translated from the coding sequence ATGAAGATGCTGACGGGATTTCGTTTTCGGCCCTCTAATGATGAGCTTATAAACCACTATTTGTTGGGGAAGGTCAGGGGAGAAGAGATCACTTGGGATGGCATTCGTGAGTTTGAGCTTTATGGAGAGAAGATCCCCTGGGAACTTTTCGGTGATCTTGACAGTGAGGAGGAGGAAAAGCATTACATTTTCACGAGGCTCAAGAAATCCGGCAAACGCGTGTCAAGAGCAGCCGGCTGTGGGACTTGGCATGAAAGCTCTTGCAACCAAGTATATGACAGTGAGGGTCAATGTGTGATTGGACTCAACAAGCAGTTCTGTTTCAAGGTTAAACGCGAATCGCGCGTGGAGAAATCCCACTGGATCATGCATGAGTTCTCCCTGGCAGGTCTCTTTGAGCAAGAACGGTGTAACAACTGGGTTCTATGCGCCGTAAACAAGAAGGGGGCAGGAACAAAAAAAGGGGTGAAGAGATGTTTCCAGGATGTTCAGATTCCCAGCACCATCGTCCCTGTTGAAGCTTCAATTCCATCCCTTGAAAACCCCAAAGGCGGGAATACAAACATTTTGTTGCTTGAGGATGAAACCCATGTGGGAAAAAGGATGCGTTGGGATGTCCAATCTGATGCATTTGAAGTTGCTGATCAAATGCCCTTATCATGTTTATCCCAATCAGAGAGCTCTCAATGTGAACGCACACTCTCACCGAATTCTGTGGATGTTGGGGAAGACAATACTCTGACGACAGATTTCGAAACCCAAATGAGTTGTGGGGCAACCATTGATACTGCTGATTATGGGTTTGATACTGCTGAATATGGGTTTGATGAATCTAAATTTTCACTGCTACAGAATTTTATGGATAATGGGGAAAACAACACTCAGATGACTGATTTGGAAACCCACAACATGGGCTGTCTACCAACCGACGATAACGCTGATTCTAAGTTTTATGGTTCATACGGTTATCTCCCACCGTCATCTACTCCAGAGAGGGAACATCTGCCACTTGATACATGGATGAATATTTTGCTATGA